Proteins co-encoded in one Sporosarcina sp. FSL K6-1522 genomic window:
- the rpoC gene encoding DNA-directed RNA polymerase subunit beta' codes for MIDVNNFEYMKIGLASPDKIRSWSYGEVKKPETINYRTLKPEKDGLFCERIFGPTKDWECHCGKYKRVRYKGVVCDRCGVEVTRQKVRRERMGHIELAAPVTHIWYFKGIPSRMGLILDMTPRALEEIIYFASYVVVDPADTPLERKQLLSEKEYRIYREKYGSKFQALMGAEAIERLLMAIDLDKETEFLKEELKTVQGQRRTRAIRRLEVVESFRNSGNKPEWMVLEVLPVIPPELRPMVQLDGGRFATSDLNDLYRRVINRNNRLKRLLDLGAPGIIVQNEKRMLQEAVDALVDNGRRGRPVTGPGNRPLKSLSHMLKGKQGRFRQNLLGKRVDYSGRSVIVVGPNLKMYQCGLPKEMAIELFKPFVMKELVERGLAHNIKSAKRKIERLHSEVWDVLEDVIKEHPVLLNRAPTLHRLGIQAFEPILVEGRAITLHPLVCTAYNADFDGDQMAVHVPLSAEAQAEARLLMLAAQNILNPKDGKPVVTPSQDMVLGNYYLTLERVGASGEGTTFRDANEALIAYHNGHVHLHSRIAIQAGSLNNPTFTEEQNGKLLLTTIGKIIFNEILPESFPYINEPTDFNLQVETPDKYFIAGTVDPKQYLADMELIQPFKKKILGNIIAEIFKRFHITETSRMLDRMKNLGFKYSTRAGITIGISDIVVLPNKDDILQEAQDKVDKVMQQFRRGLITEEERYDRVISYWSNAKDIIQAKLMDSLDHANPIYMMSDSGARGNASNFTQLAGMRGLMANPAGRIIELPIKSSFREGLTVLEYFISTHGARKGLADTALKTADSGYLTRRLVDVAQDVIVREDDCGTDRGLEIGALMEGTELIEGLDERIEGRHTKKTIYHPETGALILEKDALITADATRAIMDAGIEKITIRSAFTCNTKHGVCKKCYGINLATGENVEVGEAVGIIAAQSIGEPGTQLTMRTFHTGGVAGDDITQGLPRIQEIFESRNPKGQAVISEITGEIIEIDEIREGQKEITIQGDVETRKYLAPYNARLKVEVGDKIERGEVITEGSIDPKELIVVKDVATVQEYLLKEVQKVYRMQGVEIGDKHVEVMVRQMLRKVRVIEAGDTELLPGSLLDIHQFADANAEVLQAGKVPATCRPVILGITKASLETESFLSAASFQETTRVLTDAAIKGKTDELLGLKENVIIGKLVPAGTGMQRYRHIVMEQEGENGSAKKVLAE; via the coding sequence TTGATAGATGTAAACAATTTTGAGTATATGAAAATCGGCCTCGCTTCACCAGATAAGATTCGTTCATGGTCGTATGGTGAGGTCAAGAAGCCAGAAACAATTAACTACCGTACATTGAAGCCAGAGAAAGATGGGCTGTTTTGTGAACGCATTTTCGGACCTACGAAAGATTGGGAATGTCATTGCGGAAAATACAAACGTGTACGCTATAAAGGCGTCGTCTGTGACCGTTGTGGAGTAGAAGTAACGCGTCAAAAAGTACGTCGTGAACGCATGGGGCATATTGAACTCGCAGCTCCGGTTACACATATTTGGTATTTCAAAGGTATTCCAAGCCGTATGGGACTTATTTTAGATATGACACCGCGTGCTTTGGAAGAAATCATTTATTTCGCATCCTATGTCGTCGTTGATCCGGCAGATACGCCACTGGAAAGAAAGCAATTGCTTTCTGAAAAGGAATACCGTATCTATCGTGAAAAATACGGCTCTAAATTCCAAGCGCTTATGGGCGCTGAAGCAATCGAACGCCTTCTAATGGCAATCGATTTGGATAAAGAAACAGAGTTCTTGAAAGAAGAATTGAAAACAGTCCAAGGACAACGCCGTACGCGTGCGATTAGACGTCTTGAAGTCGTTGAATCGTTCCGTAATTCAGGTAATAAACCTGAATGGATGGTTCTTGAAGTGTTACCGGTTATCCCACCGGAACTTCGCCCGATGGTCCAACTTGACGGTGGACGTTTTGCAACTTCTGACTTGAATGATTTGTATCGTAGGGTTATTAACCGGAACAACCGTCTGAAACGCCTTCTTGATCTTGGTGCACCGGGAATCATTGTTCAAAATGAGAAGCGGATGTTACAAGAAGCTGTTGATGCACTTGTTGACAATGGTCGTCGTGGTCGCCCGGTTACGGGACCAGGGAACCGTCCATTGAAATCTCTTTCTCATATGTTGAAAGGGAAACAAGGTCGTTTCCGTCAAAACTTACTCGGTAAACGGGTCGACTATTCAGGTCGTTCGGTTATCGTTGTAGGACCTAACTTAAAAATGTATCAGTGTGGTTTGCCGAAAGAAATGGCAATCGAACTGTTTAAACCATTCGTGATGAAAGAACTCGTTGAACGAGGACTTGCACACAACATTAAGAGTGCTAAACGTAAAATCGAACGCCTTCACTCTGAAGTATGGGACGTTCTCGAAGACGTTATTAAGGAGCATCCGGTCCTTCTGAACCGTGCCCCAACTCTTCACCGTCTTGGTATCCAAGCGTTTGAACCGATTCTCGTAGAAGGGCGCGCAATCACACTTCACCCACTCGTATGTACGGCTTATAACGCTGACTTCGATGGTGACCAGATGGCCGTTCACGTTCCGTTATCTGCGGAAGCGCAAGCGGAAGCACGTTTACTAATGTTAGCAGCACAAAACATTTTGAACCCGAAAGATGGAAAGCCAGTTGTTACACCGTCTCAGGATATGGTTTTAGGAAACTACTACCTTACTTTGGAGCGTGTAGGTGCATCAGGTGAAGGGACAACATTCAGGGATGCGAATGAAGCATTGATTGCTTATCATAACGGTCATGTTCATCTGCATTCGCGAATTGCGATTCAAGCAGGTTCTCTGAACAACCCGACATTTACGGAAGAGCAGAATGGCAAATTGCTGTTGACGACAATTGGTAAAATTATTTTCAACGAAATTTTACCGGAGTCATTCCCGTATATTAACGAACCAACGGACTTCAACTTGCAAGTTGAAACACCAGATAAGTATTTCATCGCAGGTACTGTAGATCCGAAGCAATACCTAGCGGATATGGAACTTATACAGCCGTTTAAAAAGAAAATTCTTGGGAATATCATCGCGGAAATCTTCAAACGTTTCCATATTACAGAAACGTCACGCATGCTTGACCGTATGAAAAACCTTGGATTTAAATATTCAACACGTGCGGGAATTACAATTGGTATTTCGGATATCGTTGTACTACCGAACAAAGATGATATCTTGCAAGAAGCGCAAGACAAAGTCGATAAAGTCATGCAGCAGTTCCGTCGTGGTTTGATCACGGAGGAAGAACGATATGATCGTGTTATCTCTTATTGGAGTAATGCGAAGGATATCATTCAAGCTAAACTGATGGATTCACTTGACCATGCCAACCCGATTTATATGATGAGTGACTCGGGCGCACGGGGTAACGCATCGAACTTTACGCAACTTGCAGGTATGCGGGGACTCATGGCCAACCCGGCTGGACGAATTATCGAACTTCCGATCAAATCATCCTTCCGTGAAGGGTTAACAGTACTCGAGTACTTTATCTCGACGCACGGTGCTCGTAAAGGACTTGCGGATACAGCACTTAAGACGGCTGACTCAGGTTACTTAACACGTCGACTTGTTGACGTTGCGCAAGACGTTATCGTCCGAGAAGATGACTGTGGAACAGACCGCGGTTTGGAAATCGGTGCGTTGATGGAAGGCACAGAATTGATTGAAGGCCTCGATGAGCGTATCGAAGGTCGTCACACGAAGAAAACTATTTACCATCCTGAAACGGGCGCATTGATTCTTGAAAAAGATGCGTTGATCACAGCGGATGCGACGCGCGCCATCATGGATGCAGGTATCGAAAAAATTACGATTCGATCAGCGTTCACTTGTAATACGAAGCACGGTGTTTGTAAGAAGTGTTACGGCATTAACTTGGCGACAGGTGAAAACGTCGAGGTCGGTGAAGCGGTTGGAATTATCGCTGCGCAGTCTATCGGTGAGCCGGGTACACAGCTTACGATGCGTACGTTCCATACAGGTGGAGTTGCGGGGGATGACATTACACAAGGTCTTCCGCGTATCCAAGAGATTTTCGAATCTCGGAATCCGAAAGGGCAAGCGGTTATCTCGGAAATCACAGGTGAAATCATTGAGATTGACGAAATCCGTGAAGGTCAAAAAGAAATTACAATTCAAGGCGATGTAGAAACGCGTAAATACCTTGCGCCATATAATGCACGTCTGAAAGTTGAGGTTGGCGATAAGATTGAGCGAGGCGAAGTCATTACGGAAGGTTCGATCGACCCGAAAGAACTGATTGTCGTAAAAGACGTCGCAACGGTTCAAGAATATCTCTTGAAAGAAGTTCAAAAAGTTTACCGTATGCAAGGTGTTGAAATCGGTGACAAGCACGTCGAAGTAATGGTTCGCCAAATGCTTCGTAAAGTGCGTGTCATTGAAGCGGGAGATACGGAACTACTACCGGGATCACTGCTTGATATTCATCAATTTGCAGATGCGAATGCAGAAGTGCTTCAAGCTGGAAAAGTTCCAGCGACTTGCCGACCTGTCATTCTCGGTATTACAAAGGCATCACTTGAAACTGAATCCTTCTTGTCAGCAGCATCTTTCCAAGAAACAACTCGTGTCTTGACAGATGCAGCCATCAAAGGGAAAACAGATGAGCTACTAGGCTTGAAGGAAAACGTTATTATCGGGAAACTTGTACCGGCAGGAACGGGTATGCAACGTTACCGTCATATTGTTATGGAACAAGAAGGAGAAAACGGCTCAGCTAAGAAAGTACTGGCAGAGTAA
- the rpoB gene encoding DNA-directed RNA polymerase subunit beta — protein sequence MKELTGHLVKYGQHRQRRSFARISEVLDLPNLIEIQTASYEWFLEEGLREMFRDISPIQDFTGNLALEFIDYQLGEPKYPVDESKERDVTFAAPLRVKVRLHNKETEEVKEQDVFMGDFPLMTENGTFVINGAERVIVSQLVRSPSVYFNDKTDKNGKRGFGATVIPNRGAWLEYETDAKDVVHVRIDRTRKLPVTVLLRALGFSSDQEIIDLIGDNEYLRNTLEKDNTESSEKALLEIYERLRPGEPPTLDSAKNLLFSRFFDAKRYDLANVGRYKMNKKLHAQNRLFNQTVAETLVDPETGEILLEKDQLIDRRTLDRLLPHLENGIGFEEISHSSGVLDENITIQSIKIYSPKSEEKQVINVISNAYVDESVKHVTPADIVASISYFFNLLHGVGNTDDIDHLGNRRLRSVGELLQNQFRIGLSRMERVVKERMSINDTQSIVPQQLINIRPVIASIKEFFGSSQLSQFMDQTNPLAELTHKRRLSALGPGGLTRERAGMEVRDVHYSHYGRMCPIETPEGPNIGLINSLSTFAKVNKFGFIETPYRKVDPVTGQVTTQIDYLTADVEDNYVVAQANAILAEDGSFVNDEIVGRFQGDNTVFKREQIDYMDVSPKQVVSAATACIPFLENDDSNRALMGANMQRQAVPLLNPEAPFVGTGMEHVSARDSGAAVLAKFDGIVEHVEAKEIRVRRIETVDGKEVKGDLTIYRLENFIRSNQGTCYNQRPIISVGDRVKPLDILADGPSMEQGELALGRNVLTAFMTWDGFNYEDAIIMSERLVKDDVFTSVHIEEYESEARDTKLGPEEITRDIPNVGEDALRNLDDRGIIRVGAEVRDGDILVGKVTPKGVTELTAEERLLHAIFGEKAREVRDTSLRVPHGAGGIVLDVKVFNREDGDELPPGVNQLVRAYIVQKRKISVGDKMAGRHGNKGVISRILPESDMPYLPDGTPIDVMLNPLGVPSRMNIGQVLEMHLGMASRSIGVHMASPVFDGANEEDVWETMEEAGMDRDGKTILYDGRSGEAFDNRVSVGVMYLIKLAHMVDDKLHARSTGPYSLVTQQPLGGKAQFGGQRFGEMEVWALEAYGAAYTLQEILTVKSDDVVGRVKTYESIVKGESVPQPGVPESFKVLIKELQSLGLDVKMLSLDLEEIELRDLDEDDDMQPTDALNLIKEDQTV from the coding sequence GTGAAAGAGTTGACAGGTCATTTAGTTAAGTATGGTCAACACCGTCAGCGTAGAAGTTTCGCGCGGATCAGCGAAGTGCTCGATTTGCCGAATCTAATTGAAATCCAGACGGCATCTTATGAGTGGTTTTTAGAAGAAGGGTTACGGGAAATGTTCCGTGATATCTCCCCGATTCAAGACTTTACAGGAAACCTAGCGCTGGAATTCATCGATTATCAACTTGGAGAACCTAAGTATCCGGTGGATGAATCGAAAGAACGTGACGTAACATTTGCTGCACCACTTCGTGTGAAAGTGCGCTTGCACAACAAGGAAACTGAAGAAGTAAAAGAACAAGATGTCTTCATGGGCGATTTCCCGTTGATGACTGAAAACGGTACGTTTGTTATTAACGGAGCGGAGCGAGTAATCGTTTCTCAGTTAGTCCGTTCACCGAGTGTTTACTTCAATGATAAGACTGACAAAAACGGAAAGCGTGGTTTCGGTGCAACGGTTATTCCGAACCGTGGTGCATGGCTTGAGTATGAAACTGACGCGAAAGACGTTGTTCATGTCCGAATTGACCGCACACGGAAATTACCGGTTACAGTACTACTTCGTGCACTAGGCTTTTCATCTGACCAAGAAATCATTGATTTGATAGGTGATAACGAGTACTTACGTAATACGCTTGAAAAAGATAATACGGAAAGCTCGGAAAAAGCTTTGCTTGAAATTTACGAACGACTTCGCCCAGGTGAGCCACCAACGCTAGATAGTGCGAAGAACCTTTTGTTCTCTCGTTTCTTCGACGCAAAAAGGTATGACCTAGCGAATGTTGGGCGCTATAAGATGAATAAGAAACTTCATGCACAAAACCGCTTGTTCAACCAAACTGTGGCTGAAACGCTAGTCGATCCTGAAACAGGGGAGATTTTGCTGGAGAAAGATCAGCTTATTGACCGTCGTACATTGGATCGTTTGCTTCCACACTTGGAAAATGGAATCGGTTTTGAGGAGATTTCGCATTCAAGCGGAGTACTCGATGAAAACATCACGATTCAATCCATTAAGATATACTCTCCAAAAAGTGAAGAAAAACAAGTCATCAACGTGATTTCTAACGCTTATGTCGATGAATCTGTTAAGCATGTAACGCCTGCAGACATCGTTGCATCAATCAGCTATTTCTTCAACCTTCTTCATGGTGTTGGAAATACGGACGATATTGACCATCTCGGGAATCGTCGTCTCCGTTCTGTCGGGGAACTTCTTCAAAACCAATTCCGTATCGGACTTTCCCGTATGGAACGCGTGGTAAAAGAACGTATGTCTATTAACGACACACAATCGATCGTACCGCAGCAACTGATTAACATTCGCCCGGTTATCGCTTCGATTAAAGAGTTCTTCGGAAGCTCACAATTGTCGCAGTTCATGGATCAGACGAACCCGCTAGCAGAATTGACACATAAACGTAGACTATCTGCGCTCGGACCCGGTGGTTTAACACGGGAACGTGCAGGTATGGAAGTACGTGACGTTCACTACTCTCACTACGGTCGTATGTGTCCAATTGAAACGCCAGAGGGCCCGAACATTGGACTTATCAACTCGCTTTCAACATTTGCGAAAGTGAACAAGTTTGGTTTCATTGAAACGCCGTATCGAAAAGTCGACCCTGTAACAGGTCAAGTGACAACGCAGATCGACTACTTAACGGCTGATGTGGAAGATAACTATGTTGTTGCGCAAGCAAATGCAATCCTTGCTGAAGATGGCTCTTTCGTCAATGACGAAATTGTAGGTCGTTTCCAAGGGGATAATACTGTATTTAAACGTGAACAAATCGACTACATGGATGTATCGCCAAAACAAGTAGTGTCAGCTGCGACTGCTTGTATTCCATTCCTAGAAAATGATGACTCGAACCGTGCGCTTATGGGAGCGAACATGCAACGTCAAGCTGTTCCACTTCTGAACCCGGAAGCACCTTTTGTTGGAACGGGGATGGAGCACGTATCAGCACGTGACTCTGGAGCCGCGGTTCTAGCAAAATTCGATGGAATTGTTGAGCATGTTGAAGCGAAAGAAATCCGCGTTCGCCGCATCGAAACGGTAGATGGTAAAGAGGTAAAAGGTGATCTTACGATTTACCGTCTTGAAAACTTTATCCGTTCAAACCAAGGGACATGTTATAACCAACGTCCAATTATCAGCGTAGGCGACCGCGTGAAGCCACTTGATATTTTGGCAGATGGACCTTCGATGGAACAAGGAGAGCTTGCGCTTGGGCGTAACGTTCTGACGGCCTTCATGACATGGGACGGCTTCAACTATGAGGATGCCATTATCATGAGTGAGCGTCTCGTAAAAGACGATGTATTTACTTCGGTGCATATCGAAGAATACGAATCTGAAGCGAGAGACACGAAGCTTGGACCGGAAGAAATTACGCGAGATATTCCAAACGTAGGTGAAGATGCTCTTCGCAACTTGGATGACCGCGGAATTATCCGTGTTGGAGCCGAAGTGCGGGATGGCGATATTCTTGTTGGGAAAGTGACTCCGAAAGGTGTAACGGAACTGACTGCGGAAGAACGACTTCTACACGCAATCTTTGGTGAAAAAGCACGTGAAGTTCGTGATACATCTCTTCGTGTACCGCATGGTGCAGGTGGAATTGTACTAGACGTTAAAGTGTTCAACCGTGAAGATGGCGACGAGCTACCACCAGGCGTTAACCAGTTAGTCCGTGCATATATCGTCCAAAAACGGAAAATTTCCGTTGGGGATAAAATGGCCGGACGTCACGGAAACAAAGGGGTAATTTCTCGTATCTTACCTGAATCAGATATGCCGTACTTACCAGACGGTACGCCAATCGATGTCATGCTTAACCCGCTTGGGGTACCATCACGTATGAACATCGGACAGGTTCTCGAAATGCACCTTGGTATGGCATCACGTAGCATAGGTGTCCATATGGCTTCGCCTGTATTTGACGGAGCGAACGAAGAGGACGTTTGGGAAACGATGGAAGAGGCTGGAATGGACCGTGACGGAAAAACAATTCTGTATGATGGCCGTTCTGGTGAAGCGTTTGACAACCGTGTATCTGTTGGTGTCATGTACTTGATCAAACTGGCGCACATGGTTGACGATAAGCTTCACGCTCGTTCTACTGGACCATACTCACTTGTTACGCAACAACCATTGGGTGGTAAAGCTCAATTCGGTGGTCAGCGCTTCGGGGAGATGGAAGTGTGGGCACTTGAAGCATATGGTGCCGCTTATACACTTCAAGAGATTCTGACTGTGAAGTCGGATGACGTTGTAGGACGTGTGAAAACGTACGAATCGATTGTTAAAGGTGAAAGTGTTCCACAACCAGGTGTTCCTGAATCATTCAAAGTTCTTATTAAAGAACTTCAGAGCTTGGGCTTGGACGTGAAGATGCTGTCACTCGATTTAGAAGAAATCGAGTTGCGTGATCTTGACGAAGATGATGATATGCAACCAACAGACGCTTTGAATCTTATAAAAGAAGATCAGACAGTCTAA
- a CDS encoding class I SAM-dependent methyltransferase — translation MSDHYYSKNPTVKSDPKDWLTVLRGKTLRFKTDAGVFSKGEVDFGSRLLAESFVAPEPEGAILDVGCGYGPIGLSIGASFPERNVHMVDVNERALALAAHNAKQNDIANVVIYPSDALSAVEAEGFAAILTNPPIRAGKETVFNFYAGAFAKLRVGGELWVVIQKKQGAPSTMDRLTELFGNVETVVKKKGYFILKAQKS, via the coding sequence ATGTCTGACCATTACTATTCGAAAAATCCTACTGTGAAAAGTGACCCGAAAGACTGGTTGACGGTGTTGCGTGGTAAAACGCTACGTTTTAAGACGGATGCTGGTGTATTCAGTAAAGGAGAAGTGGACTTCGGTTCGCGGCTCTTGGCAGAATCTTTTGTAGCACCTGAGCCGGAAGGGGCGATTCTTGACGTCGGTTGTGGCTATGGTCCGATTGGTCTATCGATCGGCGCATCTTTTCCCGAACGGAACGTCCATATGGTGGATGTGAATGAACGGGCGCTTGCTCTTGCGGCGCATAATGCAAAACAGAATGACATCGCGAATGTGGTGATCTATCCAAGCGATGCGTTATCGGCTGTAGAAGCAGAGGGGTTTGCTGCGATTTTAACAAACCCGCCAATCCGTGCAGGAAAAGAGACGGTCTTTAATTTTTATGCAGGTGCATTTGCAAAGTTGCGAGTGGGTGGCGAGTTGTGGGTAGTTATCCAGAAGAAGCAGGGGGCGCCTTCGACGATGGATCGATTGACGGAGCTTTTCGGAAACGTGGAAACGGTGGTTAAGAAAAAAGGTTATTTCATTTTGAAAGCCCAAAAGTCTTGA
- the rplL gene encoding 50S ribosomal protein L7/L12, with amino-acid sequence MTNAQILEAIKEMTVLELNDLVKAIEEEFGVTAAAPVAMMGGAGGGDAAAEQTEFDVILASAGDQKIKVIKAVREITGLGLKEAKEVVDNAPKAIKEGVSKEEAEEMKAKLEEVGAAIELK; translated from the coding sequence ATGACTAACGCACAAATCCTTGAAGCAATCAAAGAAATGACAGTTCTTGAACTAAACGACCTTGTAAAAGCAATCGAAGAAGAGTTCGGCGTAACAGCTGCAGCTCCAGTTGCAATGATGGGTGGAGCTGGTGGCGGAGACGCTGCTGCTGAGCAAACAGAATTCGACGTAATTCTTGCATCTGCTGGAGATCAAAAAATCAAAGTTATCAAAGCTGTTCGTGAAATCACTGGCCTAGGCTTGAAAGAAGCGAAAGAAGTAGTTGATAACGCTCCAAAAGCAATCAAAGAAGGCGTATCTAAAGAAGAAGCAGAAGAGATGAAAGCGAAACTTGAAGAAGTTGGCGCAGCAATCGAACTTAAGTAA
- the rplJ gene encoding 50S ribosomal protein L10, protein MSKVLEAKQAVVGEIADKLKASASVVVVDYRGLTVSQVTELRKQLRDAGIDFKVYKNSMSRRAAEAAGLEGLNEYLTGPNAIAFSTEDVVAPAKILNDFAKANDKLEIKAGIIEGAIATEADVKALAELPSRDGLLSMLLSVLQAPMRNFALATKAVAEQKEEQGA, encoded by the coding sequence ATGAGCAAAGTATTAGAAGCTAAACAAGCAGTAGTTGGTGAAATTGCGGATAAGTTGAAAGCATCAGCTTCCGTAGTTGTAGTTGACTACCGTGGTCTAACTGTTAGCCAAGTTACGGAACTTCGTAAACAGCTTCGTGATGCAGGTATTGACTTTAAAGTTTACAAAAACTCAATGTCACGCCGTGCTGCCGAAGCTGCAGGACTTGAAGGGTTGAACGAATACCTTACAGGACCAAACGCAATCGCGTTTTCAACTGAGGACGTTGTTGCTCCTGCAAAAATCCTTAACGATTTTGCAAAAGCAAACGACAAACTTGAAATCAAAGCAGGTATCATTGAAGGTGCAATTGCAACAGAAGCAGACGTTAAAGCGTTGGCGGAACTTCCATCACGCGACGGTCTACTTTCTATGCTACTCAGCGTACTTCAAGCGCCAATGCGCAACTTCGCACTTGCAACAAAAGCTGTTGCAGAGCAAAAAGAAGAACAAGGCGCTTAA
- the rplA gene encoding 50S ribosomal protein L1, translating to MAKRGKKFVEAAKLVDRMAAYDVKEAIELAKKTSTVNFDATVEVAFRLGIDTRKNDQQIRGAVVLPNGTGKTQRVLVFAKGEKLKEAEAAGADFAGDAEYITKIQQGWFDFDVIVATPDMMGEVGKIGRVLGPKGLMPNPKTGTVTFDVTKAIEEIKAGKVEYRADKAGIIHAPIGKVSFDNEKLEENLATVFDVIQKAKPAAAKGTYMKSVNLTTTMGPAVKIDPSSVVIKN from the coding sequence ATGGCTAAAAGAGGTAAAAAGTTCGTAGAAGCTGCGAAGCTTGTAGATCGCATGGCGGCATACGACGTAAAAGAAGCGATTGAACTCGCTAAAAAAACGAGCACAGTAAACTTCGACGCAACAGTTGAAGTAGCATTCCGTCTAGGAATTGACACTCGTAAAAACGATCAGCAAATCCGTGGAGCAGTTGTGCTTCCAAACGGAACTGGTAAAACTCAACGTGTTCTTGTTTTCGCTAAAGGCGAAAAACTTAAAGAAGCAGAAGCTGCAGGTGCAGACTTTGCAGGGGACGCGGAATATATTACTAAAATCCAACAAGGTTGGTTCGATTTCGACGTTATCGTTGCGACACCTGACATGATGGGTGAAGTAGGTAAAATTGGTCGTGTTCTTGGGCCAAAAGGACTTATGCCGAACCCGAAAACAGGCACAGTTACGTTTGACGTAACAAAAGCAATCGAAGAAATCAAAGCAGGTAAAGTTGAATACCGTGCAGACAAAGCGGGAATCATCCACGCACCAATCGGTAAAGTTTCTTTCGATAACGAAAAATTGGAAGAAAACTTAGCGACTGTGTTTGACGTAATTCAAAAAGCGAAACCTGCAGCAGCAAAAGGCACATACATGAAGTCTGTTAACTTAACGACTACAATGGGTCCTGCTGTGAAAATTGATCCTTCAAGCGTAGTAATCAAAAACTAA
- the rplK gene encoding 50S ribosomal protein L11 encodes MAKKVIKVVKLQIPAGKANPAPPVGPALGQAGVNIMGFCKEFNARTADQAGLIIPVEISVFEDRSFTFITKTPPAAVLLKVAANLQKGSGEPNKKKVATVKRDKVREIAEQKMPDLNAASVEAAMAMVEGTARSMGITIED; translated from the coding sequence GTGGCTAAAAAAGTTATCAAAGTTGTTAAATTGCAAATTCCTGCTGGAAAAGCGAACCCGGCTCCACCAGTTGGACCAGCGCTAGGTCAAGCAGGTGTGAACATCATGGGATTCTGTAAAGAATTCAATGCGCGTACAGCAGATCAAGCAGGTCTTATTATTCCTGTTGAAATTTCTGTATTCGAGGACCGTTCATTCACATTTATTACAAAAACTCCACCGGCAGCAGTATTGCTGAAGGTTGCAGCCAATCTTCAAAAAGGTTCAGGTGAACCGAATAAAAAGAAGGTTGCTACTGTGAAACGTGATAAAGTTCGCGAAATCGCAGAACAAAAAATGCCAGACCTAAACGCAGCATCAGTTGAAGCAGCGATGGCAATGGTTGAAGGTACTGCACGCAGTATGGGAATCACGATCGAAGACTGA
- the nusG gene encoding transcription termination/antitermination protein NusG — MEKNWYVVHTYSGYENKVKANLEKRVETMGMQDKIFRVVIPEEEETDFKDGKKRTMMKKTFPGYVLVEIIMTDDSWYVVRNTPGVTGFIGSSGGGAKPTPLLPEEVEFILKQMGVAERKGEVAYEVGEIVQVLEGPFAHFEGKVEEIDEDKGKVKVTVDMFGRETKMELDFEQVEKL; from the coding sequence ATGGAAAAGAATTGGTATGTAGTGCACACGTATTCTGGTTATGAAAATAAGGTGAAAGCCAATCTGGAAAAACGTGTTGAAACAATGGGTATGCAAGACAAAATTTTCCGAGTTGTTATTCCTGAAGAAGAGGAAACGGATTTCAAAGATGGTAAGAAGCGCACAATGATGAAAAAGACGTTCCCTGGATACGTTCTTGTAGAAATTATTATGACGGACGATTCGTGGTACGTTGTACGAAATACGCCAGGCGTAACAGGTTTTATCGGCTCATCAGGTGGAGGTGCTAAGCCGACGCCATTGCTACCGGAAGAAGTAGAGTTCATCCTTAAACAAATGGGTGTTGCAGAACGCAAAGGTGAAGTTGCCTATGAAGTTGGCGAAATTGTACAAGTACTTGAAGGGCCGTTTGCACACTTTGAAGGTAAAGTGGAAGAAATCGACGAAGACAAAGGCAAAGTAAAAGTGACCGTTGATATGTTTGGCAGAGAAACAAAAATGGAACTTGACTTTGAACAAGTTGAAAAATTGTAG
- the secE gene encoding preprotein translocase subunit SecE, with protein sequence MSKLTGFFKDVVSEMRKVSWPKRKELTRYTIVVLSTVVFMAIYFGLVDFGISRVMKWYLAL encoded by the coding sequence ATGAGCAAGTTAACGGGTTTTTTCAAAGACGTAGTCTCGGAAATGAGAAAGGTCAGTTGGCCGAAGCGTAAAGAATTGACGCGCTATACAATCGTCGTTCTTTCAACAGTTGTCTTTATGGCGATTTACTTCGGACTTGTTGATTTTGGCATTTCACGGGTAATGAAATGGTATCTTGCGTTATAA
- the rpmG gene encoding 50S ribosomal protein L33: MSKKISLSCDTCGSRNYSVPASKSKPTERLSLKKFCSHCNGHTMHKQTA; encoded by the coding sequence ATGTCTAAAAAAATTAGTTTAAGTTGTGATACATGCGGATCGCGGAATTACTCCGTACCGGCAAGCAAGAGTAAGCCAACAGAACGTTTGTCGTTGAAGAAATTTTGCAGTCATTGCAATGGACATACAATGCATAAACAGACAGCGTAA